One Babylonia areolata isolate BAREFJ2019XMU chromosome 27, ASM4173473v1, whole genome shotgun sequence DNA window includes the following coding sequences:
- the LOC143301127 gene encoding uncharacterized protein LOC143301127 — protein sequence MGMTTSWGKETNDECPMAAIDRLCPGRQPVVQMAPSIHIKLNQDKVPDTEVEEQASTHSLYTPLQKARARWAGHVIRMSDSRPPKQLLCGELSQDKHSVGRQKKHFQRLPQSVPLRPQLGMACFGLPSLAEQGQ from the exons ATGGGGATGACAACTAGTTGGGGGAAG gaaacgaatgatgagtgcccaatggcagccattgATCgactctgcccaggtaggcagcctgttgtgcaaatggccccgaGTATCCACATCAAATTAAATCAGGACAAAGTCCCAGACACAGAGGTCGAAGAACAGGCCAGCACCCACAGTCTCTACACCCCCCTACAGAAAGCCCGAGCCAGATGGGCTGGCCATGTCATCAGGATGTCTGACAGTCGACCAccaaaacagctgctgtgtggagAGCTGAGCCAGGACAAGCACTCGGTTGGGAGGCAGAAGAAACACTTTCAAAGATTGCCTCAAAGTGTCCCTCTGAGACCTCAGCTGGGAATGGCTTGCTTTGGACTGCCCAGCCTGGCGGAGCAAGGTCAGTGA